The proteins below come from a single Cylindrospermopsis raciborskii Cr2010 genomic window:
- a CDS encoding transposase family protein, translating into MSNISEYIQNNPHESHRLLGLKYEQLQQLLEKAIKLHHQKQQLVESKKTRIIQGGGGRKPKLSPSEQIILTLTYLRQLTTFQLLGIQFGVSETTANDIFNYWLPIIGELLPPSLLEQVKKNSSDYEVVKEILTEFELIVDSYEQPIDRPGEYQEQKKYYSGKKACHTRKSQLIVLPNGKDIVDVVAGKPGPKSDVNLFRETRNIFDKKQKFSGDKAYQGEELMKTPTKKPKNQELTSEQKEKNKELASERIFVEHLIRVVKIFRVAQERFRLNSSKYEQVIMTICGLVRFRMGTYLF; encoded by the coding sequence ATGAGCAACATATCTGAATATATCCAGAATAATCCTCACGAATCACACCGTTTATTGGGTCTGAAGTATGAGCAGTTACAGCAACTTTTGGAAAAAGCCATAAAACTGCATCATCAGAAACAACAATTGGTTGAATCAAAAAAAACCCGAATTATTCAAGGCGGTGGAGGGCGCAAACCCAAATTATCACCGTCGGAGCAAATAATCTTAACATTAACATATTTACGGCAGTTAACAACATTTCAGCTACTAGGTATTCAATTTGGAGTAAGTGAAACAACTGCAAATGATATCTTTAACTATTGGTTGCCAATAATAGGAGAATTATTGCCACCAAGTTTGCTAGAACAGGTAAAAAAAAACTCCAGTGATTACGAAGTCGTTAAAGAAATATTAACAGAATTTGAGTTAATAGTGGATAGCTATGAACAGCCTATAGACAGACCTGGAGAGTACCAAGAACAAAAAAAATATTATTCAGGTAAAAAAGCCTGTCATACTAGAAAAAGTCAACTAATCGTTTTACCAAATGGTAAAGATATTGTTGATGTAGTAGCGGGTAAACCTGGTCCAAAAAGTGATGTAAATTTATTCCGTGAAACCAGAAATATATTTGATAAAAAACAAAAATTTAGTGGTGATAAAGCTTATCAAGGAGAGGAGTTAATGAAAACTCCGACAAAAAAACCTAAAAACCAAGAATTAACGTCTGAACAAAAAGAAAAAAATAAAGAGTTAGCTTCCGAACGAATTTTTGTTGAACATTTAATTCGTGTAGTGAAAATATTCAGAGTGGCACAAGAAAGATTTCGATTAAATTCAAGTAAGTATGAACAGGTAATCATGACTATTTGTGGACTTGTTCGTTTCCGAATGGGAACCTACTTATTTTAG
- a CDS encoding Panacea domain-containing protein — protein sequence MLTSFDVARYFIHLANETGSYISNLKLQKLVYYAQAWHLALYDTALFEEEFEAWVHGPVIPVLYQQYKGFGWRPIQQEVEEPNLPENIRSFLDEVVEVYFQCDAYELERMTHQETPWIEARARGSLPMDAPCNEIITKESIREYYKVRAEEE from the coding sequence ATGCTTACTAGTTTTGATGTAGCACGTTATTTCATTCACCTGGCAAACGAAACTGGTTCATATATTAGCAACCTCAAATTACAAAAGCTGGTTTACTATGCTCAGGCCTGGCATTTAGCGCTCTACGATACTGCTCTGTTTGAAGAAGAATTTGAGGCCTGGGTTCATGGGCCGGTCATTCCTGTGCTGTATCAGCAATATAAGGGTTTTGGATGGCGTCCCATCCAACAAGAAGTAGAGGAGCCTAACTTGCCTGAAAATATCAGAAGTTTTTTGGATGAGGTTGTGGAAGTGTACTTCCAGTGCGATGCTTACGAATTAGAACGCATGACCCACCAAGAAACCCCTTGGATTGAAGCAAGAGCAAGGGGTTCCCTACCTATGGATGCTCCCTGTAATGAAATTATTACCAAGGAATCTATCAGGGAGTATTACAAAGTACGTGCCGAAGAAGAATAA
- a CDS encoding NAD(P)/FAD-dependent oxidoreductase gives MNQTLTEISTQVHIQTPKTICILGGGFGGLYTALRLSQLDWGNTEKPEIVLVDQGDRFIFSPLLYELLTNELQTWEIAPSYQEILENTGVHFHQAKVSEIDTDNQQVKLCDGKIFPYHRLVLALGSETNLDLVPGAVKHAYPFRTIYDVHRLEERLRILTATDPEKIRIAIVGAGYSGVELACKLADRLGEKGRLRLIETGDEILRTSSEFNRQQAKKALEQKSVFIDLETKVVSIGENTISLEYKNQIDEIPVDLVIWTVGTRISSLVQNLPLAHNQRGQITCTPTLQVIEHPEIFALGDLADCKDIEEQQLPGTAQVAFQQADYAAWNIWASLTDRPLLPFRYQALGEVMALGVDNATLTALGITLDGYLGYLVRRLVYLYRLPTLEHQLKVGFSWLLTPIIKTLSQESRE, from the coding sequence ATGAATCAAACACTTACAGAAATATCTACACAAGTACATATACAAACACCTAAAACAATCTGCATCCTAGGTGGCGGTTTTGGCGGACTTTACACCGCTTTACGTTTAAGCCAGCTAGATTGGGGAAATACAGAAAAGCCAGAAATTGTTTTAGTAGATCAAGGCGATCGCTTTATTTTTTCACCCCTATTGTATGAACTACTGACCAATGAACTGCAAACTTGGGAGATAGCACCCTCATATCAGGAGATATTAGAAAATACCGGAGTACATTTCCATCAAGCCAAGGTTAGTGAAATTGACACAGATAATCAACAGGTAAAATTATGTGATGGAAAAATATTCCCATACCACAGGTTAGTTTTGGCATTGGGGAGTGAAACCAATTTGGATCTGGTTCCTGGTGCTGTTAAGCATGCCTACCCATTTCGTACTATTTATGATGTGCATCGGTTGGAAGAAAGACTGAGAATTTTGACAGCTACCGACCCGGAAAAAATTCGTATAGCCATAGTGGGTGCAGGTTACAGCGGAGTAGAATTGGCTTGTAAACTAGCAGATAGACTGGGAGAGAAAGGTAGATTGCGGTTAATAGAAACCGGAGATGAAATTCTGCGCACTTCTTCAGAGTTTAATCGCCAACAGGCTAAAAAAGCATTAGAACAGAAAAGTGTGTTTATAGACTTAGAGACCAAAGTGGTATCTATAGGGGAAAATACGATATCCTTAGAGTATAAAAATCAAATAGATGAAATTCCCGTGGATTTAGTCATTTGGACCGTAGGAACGAGAATTTCGTCTTTGGTGCAAAATCTTCCCCTAGCACATAACCAAAGGGGACAAATAACCTGCACTCCCACCCTACAAGTTATAGAGCATCCAGAAATTTTTGCCCTGGGAGACTTGGCAGACTGTAAGGACATAGAAGAACAACAACTACCCGGTACTGCTCAGGTAGCTTTTCAGCAAGCAGATTATGCAGCATGGAATATTTGGGCATCTTTAACCGATCGCCCCCTACTTCCTTTCCGCTATCAAGCACTAGGGGAAGTTATGGCTTTGGGGGTAGACAATGCTACTCTTACAGCTTTAGGGATTACATTAGATGGTTATTTAGGTTATCTTGTGCGGCGCTTAGTCTATTTGTATAGATTACCGACTTTAGAACATCAGTTAAAGGTGGGTTTTAGTTGGTTACTGACTCCAATTATTAAAACGCTTTCCCAGGAGTCCAGGGAATGA
- a CDS encoding AAA family ATPase, whose product MAQIKVQNFGPIKSGLVENDGLVDIRKITVFIGNQGTGKSSIAKLISMFSWLEKQLYRGSLDEKDVISRNRLVNIYCNYNNLKKYFRSGTEIEYRGSAYTMTYADSKLTINRSDNTPRKYVLPKIMYIPAERNFFSVIKKAEKVKGLPLMLLDFFKELERSQQELSETLDLPVGNVKLEFDQTSQNLILRGDNYKLNISEASSGFQSLVPAFLVSRNIALSINQNQGSSQSELSAEEQKRLTTEIQAIINDENLSKEVKKAALELLSSKYRNECFLNIVEELEQNLFPTSQRDILYKLLEFVNITAGNTLIMTTHSPYIIDYLTLAIKAQQILQTFDNLPKGEFLKTKLKNIVPLNSSIFPEDSIVYELTDSGEIRKLSTYEGLPSDENYLNSCLAETNRFFSDLLEIEEEILSSVV is encoded by the coding sequence ATGGCTCAAATAAAAGTTCAAAACTTCGGACCTATTAAATCAGGACTTGTGGAAAATGATGGCTTGGTGGATATTCGTAAAATTACTGTTTTTATTGGTAATCAAGGGACAGGAAAAAGTAGTATTGCAAAATTGATTTCCATGTTTAGTTGGCTGGAAAAACAATTATACCGAGGTAGTTTAGACGAGAAAGATGTAATATCTCGCAACCGACTTGTGAATATATATTGTAACTATAACAACTTAAAGAAATACTTTAGATCTGGAACTGAAATAGAATATCGCGGTAGTGCTTATACAATGACTTATGCTGATAGTAAATTAACTATTAATCGCAGTGATAATACTCCTAGGAAATATGTGTTACCTAAAATTATGTATATTCCAGCGGAGAGGAATTTTTTCAGTGTAATCAAGAAAGCGGAAAAAGTAAAAGGTTTACCTCTCATGCTGCTTGACTTTTTCAAAGAATTGGAAAGGTCTCAACAGGAGTTATCAGAAACTTTAGACTTGCCAGTAGGAAATGTGAAGCTGGAGTTTGATCAAACTAGTCAAAATTTAATTCTTAGAGGCGATAACTATAAATTGAATATTTCTGAGGCTTCTAGTGGTTTTCAATCCTTGGTTCCAGCGTTTTTAGTCTCTAGGAATATCGCCTTGTCTATTAATCAAAATCAAGGTTCTTCTCAAAGCGAACTAAGTGCAGAAGAACAAAAAAGACTCACTACTGAAATACAAGCAATTATCAATGATGAAAATTTGTCTAAAGAAGTTAAAAAAGCTGCTTTAGAGTTATTATCTTCCAAGTATAGAAATGAATGTTTTCTTAATATTGTGGAAGAACTTGAACAAAATTTATTTCCTACATCACAAAGAGATATATTGTATAAGTTATTGGAATTCGTCAATATTACAGCTGGTAACACACTAATTATGACCACTCATAGTCCTTACATTATTGACTATCTTACCTTAGCAATTAAAGCACAGCAAATTTTACAAACTTTTGATAATTTACCGAAGGGAGAGTTTTTAAAAACTAAACTCAAAAATATTGTTCCTTTGAATTCTTCCATATTTCCAGAAGATTCAATTGTATATGAGCTAACAGATAGTGGAGAAATTAGAAAACTTTCTACCTATGAAGGACTACCTTCCGATGAAAATTATTTGAATAGTTGTTTAGCAGAAACCAATCGATTTTTCAGTGATTTATTAGAAATTGAGGAAGAAATACTATCATCAGTAGTGTAG
- a CDS encoding efflux RND transporter periplasmic adaptor subunit, which yields MVGDLESKPNPQVLRSLVILGTAIIMGVGGLQLYKILLTQHSKANQTPTSESTIPPIHTVTALGRLEPRGKVIKLSASTLTQGSRVERLLVKEGDMVKVGQIIAILDNKPRLQAAYEEAEAIDNTSRKQIEEAKTALNRIRSTGGEQIISAKAILNKIAEVRPIDIAAARAELNRAKAAAQQAKVNLDQAYIKSPQKGVVFEIHTRAGELVGNEGIVEIGETSQMYAVAEVYQSDISKILPQQQVKISSSSLEGELQGSVERIGWEVKRQNVINSDPSENIDARVVEVYIRPVGK from the coding sequence ATGGTAGGTGATCTAGAGTCTAAGCCAAATCCACAAGTGCTAAGATCATTAGTTATCCTAGGAACTGCCATAATTATGGGAGTTGGTGGGTTGCAGCTGTACAAGATTTTGCTAACCCAACATTCTAAAGCTAATCAAACACCAACGAGTGAAAGTACCATACCACCAATTCATACTGTCACTGCTTTAGGAAGACTTGAACCGAGAGGAAAAGTGATTAAACTTTCTGCATCCACCTTAACTCAGGGAAGTAGGGTTGAGAGACTGTTGGTAAAAGAGGGAGATATGGTAAAGGTTGGACAAATAATAGCAATTTTAGACAACAAACCTCGATTACAAGCAGCATACGAAGAAGCAGAAGCAATAGATAATACTAGCAGAAAGCAAATTGAAGAGGCAAAAACTGCTCTAAATCGAATCCGTTCTACAGGTGGGGAGCAAATTATCTCAGCCAAAGCTATTTTGAATAAAATTGCGGAAGTACGTCCTATAGATATAGCAGCAGCGAGGGCGGAACTAAATCGTGCCAAAGCAGCAGCACAGCAAGCAAAGGTCAATTTGGATCAAGCCTATATTAAATCTCCTCAAAAGGGAGTAGTATTTGAGATCCATACCCGCGCTGGAGAGCTAGTGGGGAATGAGGGGATAGTAGAAATTGGCGAAACTAGTCAGATGTACGCAGTAGCGGAAGTCTACCAGAGTGACATTAGTAAAATCCTTCCTCAGCAGCAGGTGAAAATATCTAGTAGTTCTCTTGAGGGAGAATTGCAGGGATCAGTAGAGAGAATTGGCTGGGAAGTGAAAAGACAAAACGTGATTAATTCTGATCCTAGTGAAAATATTGATGCAAGAGTTGTGGAAGTTTACATTAGACCTGTTGGGAAATAG